In Candidatus Kaistella beijingensis, a genomic segment contains:
- the asnB gene encoding asparagine synthase (glutamine-hydrolyzing) — MCGIAGIISPKARNYSENLQKMTHSIAHRGPDSEHHEFYENAALGHRRLSIIDLSETGKQPMFSNTKNECIVLNGEIYGYQDLKKKYADYPYRGTSDTEVILAMYQEKGKELLNELPGMFAFAIWNEEKQELFCARDRFGEKPLYYATGKNGEFVFASEIKAILASGLIVPKINNEALYHFLQYGYVSAYQSIYSNIFALPPAHFLVYSNGNISIERYYSIPKNDIQISLSDAKEEFVHLLKNAVQKQLIADVEVGSFLSGGLDSSTIVAMVNEFKPKQTTISFGYSGEHSELKFAEKIAQKYETNHIEIHENRGNIAVELLKVSPFFDEPFADMSYIPQFKICEAAARHLKVVLAGDVGDELFGGYQFYTIENQMKNHFSYNNMLYKFGLKQFGKFRETSYITKEIIGHQNILDFHQNKVRNYFLPREMAELGISSKYHQEYSFAANPDSLNDIMRTDLEKYVPGNMLVKSDRMAMANSLEVRTPFLDQDFAEFCVQLPENLKLDSENDKIILRESMRNYWTETIRNRHKQGFGSSVENWFEEKSLMELSDDLLKNKHSKIFEFVDFHQTQKFLGKDKKHWNLLQLALWANNNS; from the coding sequence ATGTGCGGAATCGCAGGAATCATATCACCAAAAGCTAGAAATTATTCTGAAAATCTTCAGAAAATGACCCATTCGATTGCGCATCGTGGTCCTGATTCGGAACATCATGAATTCTATGAAAATGCAGCACTTGGTCACAGAAGATTGTCCATTATCGATCTATCTGAAACCGGAAAACAGCCCATGTTTTCGAATACCAAAAATGAATGTATCGTGCTGAACGGCGAAATCTATGGCTATCAGGATTTAAAGAAAAAATATGCCGATTATCCTTATCGTGGAACTTCCGATACCGAAGTAATTTTGGCGATGTATCAGGAGAAAGGCAAAGAGTTGTTGAATGAACTTCCCGGAATGTTTGCCTTCGCAATCTGGAATGAGGAGAAACAGGAACTTTTTTGCGCGAGAGACCGCTTTGGTGAGAAACCATTGTACTACGCCACGGGAAAAAATGGCGAATTTGTTTTTGCTTCTGAAATCAAGGCAATTTTGGCAAGCGGACTGATCGTGCCGAAAATCAATAACGAAGCGCTTTACCACTTCTTGCAGTACGGTTATGTTAGTGCTTATCAAAGTATTTATTCCAATATTTTTGCACTTCCTCCCGCTCATTTTCTAGTATATTCTAATGGAAATATTAGCATTGAAAGATATTATTCGATTCCAAAAAACGACATCCAAATTTCGCTTTCCGATGCGAAGGAAGAATTCGTTCATTTGCTGAAGAATGCGGTTCAGAAACAGTTGATCGCTGATGTTGAGGTGGGAAGTTTTTTAAGCGGCGGTTTAGATTCTTCAACTATTGTTGCGATGGTGAATGAGTTCAAGCCTAAGCAAACCACCATCAGTTTTGGTTATTCCGGCGAACACAGCGAACTGAAATTTGCAGAAAAAATCGCTCAAAAATATGAAACCAATCACATCGAAATTCACGAAAACCGTGGAAATATTGCCGTAGAGCTTTTAAAAGTTTCACCATTTTTTGACGAACCCTTCGCAGATATGAGTTACATCCCGCAGTTTAAAATCTGCGAGGCGGCTGCAAGACATTTAAAGGTGGTTTTGGCGGGCGATGTAGGTGATGAACTTTTTGGCGGATATCAGTTTTACACGATCGAAAACCAAATGAAAAACCATTTCAGTTATAATAATATGCTGTATAAGTTTGGTTTAAAACAATTTGGGAAATTTCGTGAAACTTCCTATATCACCAAAGAAATTATCGGTCATCAAAATATTTTGGATTTTCATCAAAATAAAGTGCGGAATTACTTCCTTCCGAGGGAAATGGCAGAACTGGGAATCTCGTCCAAGTACCACCAGGAATACAGTTTTGCGGCAAATCCTGATTCTTTGAACGATATTATGCGGACCGATTTGGAAAAATACGTCCCAGGAAATATGTTGGTAAAATCGGACCGAATGGCGATGGCAAATTCTCTTGAAGTTCGAACACCATTTCTAGATCAAGATTTCGCAGAGTTTTGCGTACAGTTACCGGAAAACTTAAAGCTGGATTCTGAAAATGATAAAATCATTCTTCGTGAATCGATGCGAAATTATTGGACCGAAACCATCAGAAATCGCCACAAACAGGGATTTGGTTCGTCCGTTGAAAATTGGTTTGAAGAAAAAAGCTTAATGGAATTGTCCGACGACTTACTGAAAAATAAACATTCAAAAATTTTTGAATTCGTTGATTTTCACCAAACACAAAAGTTTTTAGGTAAAGATAAAAAGCATTGGAATTTGTTGCAGCTAGCTTTGTGGGCAAACAATAATTCCTGA
- a CDS encoding glycosyltransferase family 2 protein, translating into MPRIYFIIVTYNAMKWAERCFSSLRKSSTPLQVIVVDNGSTDGTQEFIKSNFPEVELIQSPENLGFGKANNLGIELAYKNGAEFFYLMNQDAWIFEDTVQKLINFYENYHNKVEIGILSPIHLDGSEKKLEIFVEKYLGTNAFKDRIFTDLLLNQNRKYFELDFINAAHWFLPKDTVEKVGGFNPYFFHYGEDNEYVNRLRYKEKKTFLIKDCFAVHDGKQELGKVDYSRYTDTSIDTNILDPNHHFTPEEFAKSLKKAILKNALTGNFQQAKNQRTALKRIQSNSNELKKLKKILSTSPHPFLNL; encoded by the coding sequence ATGCCTAGAATCTACTTCATCATCGTCACCTACAACGCCATGAAATGGGCGGAAAGATGTTTTTCCAGTTTGCGAAAATCATCAACTCCTCTTCAGGTAATAGTTGTAGATAACGGTTCTACAGATGGCACACAAGAATTCATCAAAAGCAATTTTCCGGAAGTAGAACTCATTCAGTCACCGGAAAATTTGGGTTTTGGGAAAGCCAATAATTTAGGTATAGAGCTCGCCTACAAAAATGGCGCAGAATTTTTTTATCTGATGAATCAGGATGCGTGGATTTTTGAAGACACCGTTCAGAAACTGATCAATTTCTACGAAAATTATCACAATAAAGTCGAAATCGGCATTTTAAGCCCAATCCATTTAGACGGCTCTGAAAAAAAACTGGAAATTTTTGTCGAAAAATATTTGGGCACAAACGCCTTTAAAGACAGGATTTTCACAGATTTGCTTTTAAACCAAAACCGAAAATACTTCGAACTCGATTTCATTAATGCCGCACACTGGTTTTTGCCTAAAGATACCGTGGAAAAAGTGGGAGGCTTTAATCCTTATTTTTTTCATTATGGCGAGGATAACGAGTATGTAAATCGATTGAGATATAAAGAGAAAAAGACATTTTTAATAAAAGACTGTTTTGCTGTGCACGACGGAAAGCAGGAACTTGGAAAAGTTGACTACTCGAGATATACCGATACATCCATTGACACAAATATTCTGGATCCCAATCACCATTTTACGCCGGAAGAATTTGCAAAATCTTTGAAGAAAGCAATTTTAAAAAACGCTTTGACGGGAAATTTTCAACAAGCAAAAAATCAGCGAACCGCTCTGAAAAGAATACAAAGCAACAGTAATGAACTAAAAAAGCTGAAAAAAATTCTTTCAACAAGCCCGCATCCATTTTTAAATCTGTAA
- a CDS encoding acyltransferase, whose product MVKLFRVLEKYRRKQDYLAMQSIGFKSVGKNFNIGSDYRISGEKYIEIGNDFFALNRLRIEAIDKFNEEKFSPRLQIGNNVKINNDVHIGCINHIEIGDNCLLASRIYISDHNHGEFSKEMLKIAPNERPLISKGPVIIKNNVWIGEGVAILPNITIGENAIIGANSVVTKDIPANCIAAGVPAKIIKELEAKI is encoded by the coding sequence GTGGTCAAGTTATTTAGGGTATTGGAAAAATACAGAAGAAAACAGGATTATTTGGCAATGCAGTCAATCGGGTTTAAATCGGTTGGGAAAAACTTCAATATTGGTTCAGATTATCGGATTAGTGGAGAAAAATATATCGAGATTGGAAATGATTTCTTTGCTTTAAACCGGTTGCGCATTGAAGCTATCGACAAGTTCAATGAAGAAAAGTTTTCACCACGACTACAGATTGGAAACAATGTAAAAATCAACAACGATGTGCACATCGGGTGTATAAACCACATTGAAATTGGAGACAATTGTCTTTTGGCAAGTAGAATCTATATCTCTGATCATAATCATGGCGAATTTTCCAAAGAAATGTTGAAGATCGCACCAAACGAAAGACCGTTAATTTCTAAAGGTCCAGTAATTATTAAAAACAATGTTTGGATTGGTGAAGGTGTAGCGATTTTACCCAATATAACCATCGGCGAAAATGCAATCATTGGCGCCAATAGCGTGGTAACAAAGGACATTCCCGCGAACTGTATCGCGGCTGGAGTTCCTGCAAAAATAATCAAGGAATTAGAAGCAAAAATTTGA
- a CDS encoding ABC transporter ATP-binding protein, translating into MLALKAENISKQYRLGQVGTGTLSHDLNRLWAQIRGKEDPYLRIGETNDRTSKGESEYVWSLRDINFEVEQGDAVGIIGRNGAGKSTLLKLLSKVTKPTTGKIYSNGRIASLLEVGTGFHPEMTGRENIYLNGAILGMTRKEINRKFDEIVDFSGVERYIDTPVKRYSSGMYVRLAFAVAAHLESEILIVDEVLAVGDAEFQKKCLGKMGDVSKGEGRTVLFVSHNMAAVNNLCKSGILLDKGLLLKNGNIEEVSYAYKQLRIDTYEKYIAKKQKDLYVSVAEILGDSAEFYSNENISFHFKIENHLPKNSHFFILIRIMDGDEQPIFSAEQPIEDKNSFSITIPQNTLVKGNYSLSIYLYKPGSSPFDVVEKCCDFSVINNNDEFAHLENFNIGKVYSPTIWH; encoded by the coding sequence ATGCTCGCACTAAAAGCAGAAAACATATCAAAACAATACCGACTCGGACAAGTGGGAACGGGAACGCTTTCGCATGACCTGAACAGATTATGGGCGCAAATCCGCGGAAAAGAAGACCCTTATTTGAGAATTGGGGAAACCAATGACAGAACATCAAAAGGCGAATCTGAATACGTATGGTCTCTGCGGGACATCAATTTTGAAGTAGAACAAGGGGACGCGGTAGGAATTATCGGAAGAAACGGGGCCGGAAAATCAACTTTGCTAAAACTTTTAAGCAAAGTAACAAAACCAACAACCGGAAAAATTTATAGCAACGGAAGAATTGCCTCGCTGCTCGAAGTTGGAACCGGATTTCACCCCGAAATGACAGGCAGAGAAAACATATACCTCAATGGAGCAATCCTTGGAATGACCAGAAAGGAAATCAACCGAAAATTTGATGAGATTGTAGATTTCTCTGGAGTGGAGAGATATATCGATACACCTGTAAAAAGATATTCATCCGGAATGTACGTTCGTCTTGCGTTTGCTGTTGCCGCTCATTTGGAATCTGAGATTTTGATTGTGGATGAAGTTTTGGCTGTGGGAGATGCGGAGTTTCAGAAGAAATGTTTGGGGAAGATGGGAGATGTGAGTAAGGGTGAAGGAAGGACGGTGCTGTTTGTGAGTCATAATATGGCGGCGGTCAACAATTTATGTAAATCTGGAATTTTGTTGGACAAAGGCTTACTCTTGAAAAATGGAAATATAGAAGAGGTGAGTTATGCGTATAAACAATTGCGAATAGACACATACGAAAAATACATCGCAAAAAAACAAAAGGATTTATATGTTTCAGTAGCAGAGATATTAGGCGACAGTGCAGAATTTTACAGCAATGAAAATATTTCATTTCATTTTAAAATTGAAAACCATTTGCCGAAAAACTCACATTTCTTTATCCTAATCCGAATAATGGATGGTGACGAACAACCAATTTTCTCTGCAGAGCAGCCTATTGAAGACAAGAATTCATTCTCGATAACGATTCCTCAAAACACTTTGGTGAAAGGAAATTATTCGTTGAGTATTTATTTATACAAGCCAGGAAGTTCACCATTTGACGTAGTTGAAAAATGCTGTGATTTTTCGGTAATTAACAATAATGACGAATTTGCACATCTGGAAAACTTCAACATTGGAAAGGTTTATTCACCAACTATTTGGCACTAA
- a CDS encoding glycosyltransferase WbsX family protein, giving the protein MSQNIKYLAFYLPQYHQIPENDEWWGEGFTEWTNVKKAKPLFKNHNQPVIPGELGYYDLLKTEGIQQKQAELAKENGIYGFIYYQYWFGDGKMLLEKPAENMFENKDIDLPFCFCWANETWRGIWHGIDDAKKILAEQKYLGKRDYTNYFNYVLPFFKDDRYIKIDNKPFFVIYDPVAVPQEFMEIFEKLAKENGFDGMYFVASNRSGNHIDYAAKNFDAKISGDYNMLLNEELDDSRIVKLKNLIKEKVIGKKSIRKIDYAKFFKSLVYTNSNVETYPMLLPNWDNSPRSKEKGFLFTNSSPENFAHEVKKAVTFANNNLDKNKFVIIKSWNEWAEGNHIEPCQKWGDAFVKVIKENQK; this is encoded by the coding sequence ATGTCGCAAAACATAAAATATCTCGCATTTTACCTTCCGCAATACCACCAAATCCCTGAAAATGATGAATGGTGGGGAGAAGGATTTACGGAATGGACGAACGTGAAGAAAGCGAAACCTTTATTTAAAAATCACAACCAGCCTGTAATACCGGGTGAACTGGGATATTATGACTTACTGAAAACTGAAGGAATCCAACAAAAACAGGCAGAATTAGCAAAGGAAAACGGCATTTACGGATTCATCTATTATCAGTATTGGTTTGGTGACGGTAAAATGCTTTTGGAGAAACCTGCGGAAAACATGTTTGAAAATAAAGACATTGATTTACCATTCTGTTTTTGTTGGGCAAACGAAACTTGGCGGGGAATTTGGCACGGAATAGATGATGCAAAAAAAATATTGGCAGAACAAAAATATTTAGGAAAAAGAGATTATACCAACTATTTCAATTATGTACTACCATTCTTTAAAGACGACCGATATATCAAAATTGATAACAAGCCATTTTTCGTAATCTACGATCCGGTTGCAGTTCCGCAAGAGTTTATGGAGATTTTTGAAAAACTGGCAAAAGAGAATGGATTTGATGGAATGTACTTCGTAGCAAGCAACAGATCAGGAAACCACATCGATTATGCCGCAAAGAATTTTGATGCCAAAATTTCGGGCGATTACAATATGTTGTTGAATGAAGAACTCGATGATTCAAGAATAGTAAAATTGAAAAACCTGATCAAGGAAAAGGTGATTGGCAAAAAATCAATCAGGAAAATCGATTACGCAAAATTCTTTAAATCATTGGTTTATACCAACTCGAATGTGGAAACTTATCCTATGTTGTTGCCGAATTGGGACAACAGCCCACGAAGCAAAGAAAAGGGATTCCTCTTTACCAATTCTTCTCCAGAAAATTTTGCTCATGAGGTAAAAAAGGCAGTGACATTTGCTAATAATAACCTCGATAAGAACAAATTTGTAATTATTAAATCATGGAATGAATGGGCGGAAGGAAATCACATTGAACCCTGCCAAAAATGGGGAGATGCCTTCGTGAAAGTAATAAAAGAAAATCAAAAATAA
- the gmd gene encoding GDP-mannose 4,6-dehydratase, producing the protein MENKTALITGITGQDGAYLTDFLLGKGYTVHGIKRRTSLINTDRIDHVIEKHHPNFHLHYGDMTDSSNIIRIIQQTQPDEIYNLAAQSHVQVSFETPEYTANADAIGTLRLLEAVRILGLQNKTRIYQASTSELYGKVQEVPQTEKTPFYPRSPYGVAKLYGYWITVNYREAYNLYACNGILFNHESPMRGENFVTRKITYGIAKMVNGIDYCLELGNFDAKRDWGHAKDYVEAMWLMLQQEEPEDFVIATGVTTSIRDFIVLAFKEVDVELSFDGNGEDEKAIVTKTGEKSGNIKVGDVVVKVHQRYFRPAEVDLLVGDATKAKEKLGWTPKYNLAMLVKEMVAEDVKYVKRENIKI; encoded by the coding sequence ATGGAAAATAAAACAGCGTTAATCACAGGAATTACTGGACAAGACGGCGCTTATCTCACCGATTTCCTTCTCGGAAAAGGGTATACTGTACACGGAATCAAAAGAAGAACATCTCTTATAAACACCGATCGTATCGATCATGTGATTGAAAAACATCACCCAAATTTCCATTTGCATTATGGCGATATGACGGACAGTTCCAACATTATCCGAATCATCCAACAAACACAACCCGACGAAATTTATAACTTAGCAGCACAAAGCCATGTTCAGGTAAGTTTCGAAACTCCGGAATATACTGCAAACGCAGATGCAATAGGTACATTACGATTATTAGAGGCCGTAAGAATATTGGGACTGCAAAATAAAACCAGAATTTATCAGGCCTCAACTTCTGAATTGTACGGAAAAGTTCAGGAAGTTCCACAAACTGAAAAAACACCTTTTTATCCACGTTCACCGTATGGAGTTGCAAAATTGTATGGTTACTGGATTACCGTGAATTATAGGGAAGCTTACAATTTATATGCTTGCAACGGAATTCTCTTTAATCATGAAAGTCCGATGCGTGGTGAAAATTTTGTGACCAGAAAAATCACCTACGGAATCGCAAAAATGGTGAACGGAATAGATTATTGCCTGGAATTAGGAAATTTCGACGCGAAAAGAGATTGGGGACACGCAAAAGATTATGTTGAAGCAATGTGGTTGATGTTGCAACAAGAAGAACCAGAAGATTTTGTAATTGCAACTGGAGTCACCACTTCGATCAGAGATTTTATTGTGTTAGCTTTTAAGGAAGTTGATGTGGAGCTTTCATTTGATGGAAATGGAGAAGATGAGAAAGCGATTGTAACGAAAACGGGAGAAAAAAGCGGCAACATCAAAGTTGGAGACGTGGTGGTGAAGGTTCACCAAAGATATTTCCGCCCCGCAGAAGTAGATTTGCTTGTGGGCGATGCCACCAAAGCAAAAGAAAAATTAGGATGGACGCCAAAATATAATTTAGCTATGCTAGTAAAAGAAATGGTAGCCGAAGATGTGAAATATGTGAAACGAGAAAATATTAAGATTTAA
- a CDS encoding glycosyltransferase family 9 protein: MDKPKKFLIGQLGCFGDCLYATTIAKQIKHDYPNSHVTWAVHKKYKSILELNPHIDEFWIIENPDLYDDGWLEFENEALRRKKQGIFDEVIFSQIGSYNFIRFDGTIRSTILNAYKNKITVDASPVIRLSDKEVETVKIFAERNNLSKYKHVVLFECSPGSGQSNMNFDLALEISKEITKNNSDVCFVLSTLNEIEEHNPQIISAKALSFRENAELTKYCTLLLGCSSGITWLSTSDWAKKLPTIQVLNDEFYIFAGVSYDSEKCGKSLEVVELLNPNKEKIISCLENYFSSDIQNVKSKFHEIYRPSLQHFYMVRNGYLKQKYGPFKLYRFAKSYHKRNPHLDFAEILKIAFKITNLQNKKNDFMKKINKNDGK, translated from the coding sequence ATGGATAAACCAAAAAAGTTTTTAATAGGACAACTCGGTTGTTTTGGCGACTGTCTCTATGCGACGACGATTGCCAAACAAATTAAGCACGACTATCCAAACAGTCATGTAACCTGGGCTGTTCACAAAAAATATAAAAGCATACTTGAACTTAATCCGCACATTGATGAATTTTGGATCATCGAAAATCCAGATTTGTATGACGACGGTTGGTTGGAGTTTGAAAATGAAGCTCTGAGAAGAAAAAAACAGGGAATATTCGATGAAGTTATTTTTTCACAAATTGGTTCTTACAACTTTATAAGGTTTGATGGCACAATTCGCTCAACAATTTTAAATGCTTATAAAAATAAGATTACGGTTGATGCTTCTCCTGTAATAAGGCTGAGCGATAAAGAGGTTGAAACCGTAAAAATTTTTGCCGAAAGAAACAATTTATCTAAATATAAACATGTTGTACTTTTCGAATGCAGCCCCGGAAGCGGACAGTCGAACATGAATTTCGATCTCGCACTAGAAATTTCGAAGGAGATTACCAAGAACAATTCCGATGTATGTTTTGTACTTTCAACGCTTAATGAAATTGAAGAACATAATCCACAAATTATCAGTGCAAAAGCCCTAAGTTTTCGGGAAAATGCAGAGTTAACAAAATATTGCACACTGTTATTAGGTTGCAGCAGTGGAATTACATGGCTTTCAACTTCAGACTGGGCAAAGAAACTACCCACAATACAGGTTCTAAACGATGAGTTTTATATTTTTGCCGGAGTAAGCTATGATTCGGAAAAGTGTGGCAAATCATTAGAGGTCGTTGAGCTTCTAAATCCCAACAAAGAAAAAATTATATCCTGCCTCGAAAATTATTTTTCGTCAGATATCCAGAACGTCAAATCAAAATTTCATGAAATTTACAGACCTTCTCTACAACATTTTTATATGGTTAGAAATGGCTATCTGAAACAAAAGTATGGACCTTTCAAATTATACCGCTTTGCAAAATCTTACCATAAGAGAAATCCGCATTTAGATTTTGCAGAAATACTAAAAATTGCATTTAAAATTACTAATTTGCAAAATAAGAAGAACGACTTCATGAAAAAAATAAACAAAAATGATGGAAAATAA
- a CDS encoding GDP-mannose 4,6-dehydratase has protein sequence MARALVFGITGQDGFYLTQILEREHIEVIGVSRNNEEFITGNLSDFTFVENLIKEIQPEYIFHLAANSVTHHNALFENYESISTGTLNILESVYRNNLHCKVFISGSAIQFKNEGGPINEETDFEASSAYSLARIQSVYTARYYRKLGLQVYVGYFFNHDSPLRNEHHINKKITNAINKIKSGISETVEIGDLDAEKEFNFAGDMMEAVWVLVNQDSVTEAVLGSGKSYPVKDWIKICAEITGVEDVFNYIKKNESYKSPYKKLVSDPTKIKNLGWKPKVNMKQLAELMLKN, from the coding sequence ATGGCAAGAGCGCTCGTTTTTGGAATTACTGGACAAGACGGTTTTTATCTCACTCAAATACTTGAGAGAGAGCATATCGAAGTTATTGGTGTTTCCAGAAACAATGAAGAATTTATTACGGGCAATCTTTCTGATTTCACATTCGTGGAAAACCTCATCAAAGAAATTCAGCCAGAATATATTTTTCATCTTGCCGCAAATTCGGTAACGCACCACAATGCATTGTTCGAAAATTATGAAAGTATTTCTACGGGAACCTTGAATATTTTAGAATCGGTTTACAGAAACAACTTACACTGCAAAGTTTTTATATCGGGCAGTGCAATTCAGTTTAAAAATGAAGGCGGTCCCATTAATGAAGAAACAGATTTCGAAGCTTCATCTGCTTATTCTCTTGCACGAATTCAGTCGGTTTATACGGCGAGATATTATCGAAAACTCGGCTTACAAGTTTATGTGGGTTATTTCTTCAACCACGACAGTCCCCTGCGAAATGAGCACCATATTAACAAAAAGATTACAAACGCCATCAACAAAATAAAAAGCGGGATTTCTGAAACTGTTGAAATTGGAGACCTTGATGCAGAAAAGGAGTTCAACTTTGCAGGTGATATGATGGAAGCGGTTTGGGTTTTGGTAAATCAAGACAGTGTAACCGAAGCTGTTTTGGGAAGCGGGAAAAGTTATCCTGTTAAAGATTGGATTAAAATCTGTGCAGAAATTACAGGTGTAGAAGATGTTTTCAACTATATCAAAAAAAATGAAAGCTATAAATCTCCCTACAAAAAATTGGTTTCTGATCCTACAAAAATTAAAAACCTAGGTTGGAAACCTAAAGTAAACATGAAGCAATTAGCAGAATTGATGTTAAAAAATTAA
- a CDS encoding FkbM family methyltransferase translates to MKRKIKDFVGKILYSIYPQLQITVLERSKQNSYSQAGEDAVVNFLFSDYGIRNIKYLDLGTNIPNFGNNTYAFYKRGSTGVCVEADASLIENIKKIRSRDKVINAGVAPENGEADFYVFNEPAISTFDKEEAQFREGQGNYKIERVVKVPLITINKIIEDNFETYPHFLSVDIEGLDLMVLKTLDFEKYPIPAICVETCTYSENHIRPKDSSIKDYMETRGYEVYADTYINTIFVNKNWFYNK, encoded by the coding sequence ATGAAACGTAAGATTAAAGATTTCGTTGGAAAGATACTTTACAGTATATATCCCCAATTACAGATTACTGTTTTGGAAAGATCGAAGCAAAACTCTTATTCGCAAGCAGGAGAAGATGCGGTCGTGAATTTTCTGTTTTCGGACTATGGAATCAGAAATATAAAATATTTAGATTTAGGAACAAATATACCCAACTTCGGAAACAACACTTATGCTTTTTATAAGCGCGGTTCCACTGGAGTTTGTGTAGAAGCGGATGCCTCGCTGATTGAAAACATCAAAAAAATTCGTTCCAGAGACAAGGTCATCAATGCAGGTGTTGCTCCCGAAAACGGCGAAGCAGATTTTTATGTGTTCAATGAGCCCGCAATTAGCACATTTGATAAAGAAGAAGCACAGTTCCGTGAAGGACAGGGTAATTACAAGATAGAAAGAGTTGTTAAAGTGCCTTTGATTACCATCAACAAGATCATTGAGGATAATTTTGAAACCTATCCCCATTTTCTTTCGGTGGATATTGAAGGTTTGGATCTTATGGTGTTGAAGACCCTTGATTTTGAGAAATATCCGATTCCCGCAATTTGTGTCGAAACCTGCACCTATAGCGAAAATCATATCCGACCGAAGGATTCCTCAATCAAGGATTACATGGAAACAAGAGGTTACGAAGTATATGCAGACACCTATATCAACACGATTTTTGTAAATAAAAATTGGTTTTATAATAAATAA
- a CDS encoding class I SAM-dependent methyltransferase: MYNKITQCRICKSNNLQHTLSLGEQQLTGVFPKTKEEKITTGPVDMVWCSDCGLLQLEQSYSLDEMYGDNYGYRSGLNAFMVNHLTQKIKTLETLAQLKTEDLVIDIGSNDATSLKAYETDCEKVGIDPTGKKFIEYYPENIRLIPDFFTAEAFKNEFGEKKAKIITSIAMFYDLEDPNAFVKDIHEVLDDEGIWHFEQSYMPSMLRANSYDTLCHEHLEFYSLKVVKNLLENNEMKIVDVQTNDINGGSFAITAAKKESSYTPNSAVINWMLQQEKNMKLDTVEPYLAFAERMKNHKEQLVSLINALVADGKKVFGYGASTKGNVLLQYCDFTPEQITCIAEVNEQKFGSLTPATHIPIISEKDAKEMNPDYFLVLPWHFRHSILEREKEFRKNGGKFIFPLPEIEII, encoded by the coding sequence ATGTACAATAAAATTACACAGTGCCGTATTTGCAAAAGCAATAACTTACAACATACCCTGTCTTTAGGCGAACAGCAACTAACTGGTGTTTTTCCAAAAACTAAAGAAGAAAAAATAACCACAGGTCCGGTTGATATGGTTTGGTGTTCTGATTGCGGGCTGCTTCAGTTAGAACAAAGCTACAGTCTGGATGAAATGTATGGTGATAATTACGGCTATAGATCAGGTCTTAACGCGTTCATGGTAAATCACCTAACCCAAAAAATTAAGACACTGGAAACTTTGGCTCAATTAAAAACTGAAGATTTGGTTATTGATATCGGCAGTAACGACGCAACTTCCTTGAAAGCTTATGAAACCGATTGCGAGAAAGTGGGAATTGATCCAACGGGGAAAAAGTTTATCGAATACTATCCAGAAAACATTCGCTTAATTCCAGATTTCTTTACTGCTGAAGCCTTTAAAAACGAATTCGGTGAAAAAAAAGCGAAAATCATTACCTCGATCGCCATGTTCTACGATTTGGAGGATCCGAATGCATTCGTGAAAGACATTCATGAGGTTTTGGATGATGAAGGAATTTGGCATTTTGAGCAAAGCTACATGCCGTCGATGTTGCGTGCAAATTCGTACGACACACTTTGCCACGAACACTTAGAATTTTATTCCCTGAAAGTGGTAAAAAATCTACTTGAAAATAACGAAATGAAGATCGTTGACGTGCAGACCAATGACATCAACGGTGGAAGTTTTGCAATTACGGCAGCAAAAAAGGAATCATCATATACTCCAAATTCCGCTGTAATCAACTGGATGCTGCAACAGGAAAAAAACATGAAACTTGATACTGTTGAACCTTATCTCGCCTTTGCGGAGCGAATGAAAAACCACAAAGAGCAACTGGTTTCTTTGATCAACGCATTAGTTGCCGACGGGAAAAAAGTTTTTGGATATGGTGCTTCAACAAAAGGGAACGTTCTGCTGCAGTATTGCGATTTTACCCCAGAACAAATTACCTGCATTGCAGAAGTAAATGAACAAAAGTTTGGCAGCCTCACTCCTGCAACACATATTCCGATTATTTCTGAAAAAGACGCCAAGGAAATGAACCCAGACTATTTTCTGGTGCTTCCATGGCATTTCCGCCACAGTATTTTGGAACGCGAGAAGGAGTTTCGCAAAAACGGAGGCAAATTTATTTTCCCGTTACCTGAAATTGAAATCATCTAA